The Athalia rosae chromosome 4, iyAthRosa1.1, whole genome shotgun sequence DNA segment CGCCGACGTTAACTCCAGTCGCGTTCTCGTGAAATTTGCGGCTCTCTCGAACACTTCGTCCGGCATATATTCGAAGCCTTTCACGTACGTCTGGGTCTCGTTTCTCAGAAGATCTCTCAGCGAAATTACGGCTTCCGCGGTGTCATTCCTGCCCGCCAACGATCTCTCCCAAGTTTCCGCGTCCTGATTCGCGTCCAGTATTTGACCTATCCACCATCTTTCTTCGGCGGTCATTATCCTCACTTTCGGCAGCATCACCGGGTCGTCTTCGAACCAGGCTACCAATCGTTTCATCACATTTTGCACACCCGTCAGACCCTCTCTTATCCAAGAATCGGCCGCCTGAGGATCGTTCGCCATCAACTCCCTCAGCCACGATGTTTCCGGATTCACGTCGTTCGAGATGACATTTTCCTTCAGCCACCGAAAAGCGTTGTGGGGCTCTTCGACGCTTCtaataaaacaatgaaaaacgTGTCAGAattagaagaattttttaactCAACTCAAACGTATCGGATGTCGTTGAATCGTTCGTCACgcaatggtgaaaaaaaattgcaaattgatgtggaaaattttcgaacgaaatgaCTCACGGTATCGGATCGGTTGCCGTCAGATATCCTTGACAAAGTAGGATGAAGATCAACGGAGACCACATGATATATTGCGTGCTATTGGATAGCTCGACGGATTCTGCACAACAAACGGCACATCACAACGTTTATATGTTCGACGAGAGTTAATTTTTCACGAACTTACGGGTACGAACATCACTAAAATTATGTAACAGAATCGCTCTCAGTTTCTCTTATCTGAGTTTTATGCAGAATCCGACGACCATCGTTACGCACATTCTTATTTTACTCCGAAATGATGCAACTACGGAATGCTGCACAGCCCGGATCGACTGATTTTCGTATCGATCTTCGTTGActgctgaaaaaattttgcacaaTTTTAAATACCAGAAAAACGATCGaaggtcgatcgatcgaacacAAAAGAGGAAAATCGGAAAGAATCAATGTTTTCTTCGAAATTACtatattatatgaaaaattctGTCGCCAACCCGCAGATCTTTTTACCTCGAAGGATTCTAGTtccttttctccatttctgACGGCGTAATTCTGAGGCgagctcattttttttctttttttcatttatctataTTCTTTACGTGTGTCCATAACGTTGACCGTGGGCTTGTTTATGAAATATTCCATCACAAGTGTCCCTGCGGGGTTGTTTTTTCACACGATTTTATGTTACCGTGACCTGCGTCATGATATTTTAACCCCCCGATCGAATGATTGATTACAAAACGATAATTAATTCCAATGACGAGACAGACGTGGGGACGTCCATATCAACACTGTgcatatttttctatcaacgtgacaggaaaaaaaacctgcaATCGCAGCAATTTTCACGCCACAATCGGCTCGAAAAAATGATgtcagatttttgtattctcCACCGTCAATGGGGAACTATTTTGATTCGGAATCCTTCGtaaagtaataaaattttcattgctgTCAAACGTATCGGATAACTCTGGATAAATCGATGCGAACATCACATTGCGTTTGACCCTCGATTGATATGGACTTTGAACGACGGGGACAAGATCAATAAAATGTCAGAGCCTGATTCTGTTGCgagaattattcaatttttatttcttaattCTATTTGTACAAATTCAGGTGAAGGATTCAGTTTTGAAGATCGTTGTGACGAACgaactgaatattttttcaattatctaaccattctttttttcatttcagcaCACGTTATTTTGTCTCTCTTAttctcacgaaaaaaaatcatgtaaaAATGTGACTGAAAAAAGTAGccgaatctttttttattttttttttttgtttttttgtattttaagCCACCGCCGCCGTTACGGGCGTATTCTGTTTGTTCTTCGCGTCAAAAAGTTTCGACCAGAAGGCAGGATCTTCCATTTCTTCCGACGACGGTgccgtttcattttcatccgaatCGACCGCCTCCAAAATCAATCTGAGGAAAGATTCGGGTTCGTCGAAATCCTCCGTAACCAATCCTCTGAACCAGGTAAGTATCTCTTGAGTGGTGTTCGTCAAACTGCTCCTCATCCAACCGACTGCCTTTTCCGTATCGTTTCTTTCCGATTTCAGTTTATCCCAAGTTTCAGCGTCCTGATCCTCGTCGAGTGCCTGATTAACGTACCACAACTCGTCTCTGGTCTCATTTTCCAGTTCGTTGAGCGCGTCGGTTTCGTTCACCAGCGCCGTTTTCATGGCGCCCAGGGTATCGCGAATGTTACCTAGCGCTCCTTTTATCCATTCGGTCGCCGACTCGGGATTTTTCACCAGCTCCTCTCGCAACCAGCGCGTCTCGTTTTCGGTGTCGGTGAGCAATGCCTGTTTCGTCCACCAAAGAGCGTTGTGGGGATCGTTCGATCGCGCCTTGGTCACTTTCTTCCACAAGGATCTTTCCTCGATCGATTCCGACGAGGAATCGTCGTCGCTAACGTCGCTACTGTCGTCGGCCGTTGACGCCAGCATCATCAAGAGTCTCAGGAAAAATTCCACCTCTTCCATATCCTCGTCCAACTCGACGATAGACGATGTTATTTCCTGGGTATCGTTCGTCAAGGTTTCTCTCAACGACTGTATGGCGATTTCCGTGTCATTTCTACCCGCCTTCAAGCTCTCCCACGTTTCGGCGTCCTGGTCGGGAGTCAGCGCCTGTGCTATGTACCAGGACTCGACCGCCGTTTCGTCCCTCAGCTCGTTCAAAGCCACGGTACGATTCGCGAACCATGTTTCGAACAAGCTTATCGCTTTCTGCGTGTCCTCGAGAGCTTTTCTTATCCACCGTGCCGCCGAATCGTGATCGGTCTCCAACAACTCCCTCAGCCATGCCATATCCTCGTTCGGGTCGGTCGCCACGACCACATGTTCCACCCACCAAAAAGCGTTGTGCGGTTCTTCGGTTTGcctgcaaaaaaaataacaaaaaaaacaacacattGAGACAACAACGATCGTCGACGAATTGAGAGTGACAAAGCGAGGGTGGAAATTGGACTGTGTGTATAACTTACGGTATCGGATCCGCGCCCAGAATATAGGCTTGTCCGAGTAAGAGGAGGATTAACGGAGTAAAcattatcgatcgatcgaaatgcaCGATTAACTCTGCATAACGCGAGGCTGCGATCTCGACTTTATATACAGAAGAAATTGACCCCTTCAAGTTGCACGACCCACTGACTCCGTGACGGTATCTTAATTAGCATTATATAAAATCTCTGTTTGTTTTCGTTCCgtgaaaaagtaataaagaTGACCCCAGTGACCGTCACCGTCTATATGCTATTGCCACGCTTATGTAACGAGGAGGGATGtattagaaaaatagaatgttCGCTACCAATCAGTCTTGTGAGGGAATGATCTTTGTTTGCTGCTGTCGAAGTggattcggaatttttcgctAATCGGAAGCAAAGTAAAATGGAAATTCGAAGGTCATTGGGAAGGCCGAGCAACTCCGGGACGTGTATCGATCGTCGTTCTCATTTAGTTTCTGTTATTGTGAGTGTACGTTACGATAGCAGGGAATTAAGAGATCGGCCGAAATTCATCTCCAATAAATCGGTGCATCGCTACGTACAGTAATTGCGATCTCGTTCAATTtgattgacgataactcgaataaacaggaaaaattcatccgagtgataattttcatttttttttttttttttttcttcatacctAAAGCTATTCGATGTGAAACTATGCCAACGTAAATGTTGACATCGTTATCGtatcgaataataaaattggacACGATTTTGATCCCAAAGTGCTAACTAATGTCCTTTAATTAATGCTGATGCGTTCGTGTtgcaattttcaatatttattgataACATTCCGCAATCTCGGGATTGGACAAGGTCGGGTATCAAGGTACCGCAGAtgattcatttgaaaatgacATTTCCAGTTACACTTTGCAAAGATTGACGCgacatctcttttttctttgtaaatgGGATCGATGAAGATCAGGCGATCGCCACCTCGCATATGAATCCATATTTCAAACCGCAGTTGAGGTCGTTGAGGCCACCGTCTTTGTACAAAGATCCGCATCTCTCCGCGCTATGGGAATAATCCGGCTGACCAGGCGCCCATACGGTGTAACCAGCCTTCGCCAGTGTCTGACCGTGAATGGTTAAATATTCACCTTGCTGCCAAAGATCGTGAAAACCTATAAACGCGAGATCGCGATTATGCGTGCCCGAAATAGGGGGTGATTTTTTCCACATATCGAAGATAGCGTTCGCTTCGGCGATCGAATTCACGATAGCCAAATGACCGCCCTCCTCTTCGCAAGTGTGTCGCGCTTCGTTCCACGTGAGTGCTCTGGTATGAAGTTTGTGTCCGCCGATTCCGGACGTGTATCTGCAGATCCGTTGCAAAATGCCGttgagaaattgagaaaaaccagaaaaaaaaaaaaaaacaaccaaattCAAAATCGAACAATTGGTACGGAGAATTTTCTCTACTCACGTGTAATCGTCGCGCGTGAAAACCGGTTGGCTACGCAATAGACACGGAGGAAGAATAGGCTGGGACCAGTTACGaactggaatgaaaaatttctcttttattgTTCGGTCGATTGCGTTTTGAGGATTCGTACTCAGCTTACCCGGGGTTATGAGGTACGACCAGACAAAGTCCTGAGTGTCGTGAAATTGTTGCGCTTCTGTCTCCAGGGAGAGGAAGATCAACAAGGGAATAATAAACGACGCCGAGGATTTCATGACGCGCTGAGAAAGTTTCCAGAGATCTTCTCGGTTCGGTTTTACAAAGAAGGCTGATACTTTTATTTACAagattttctatttataatttatgtaccaACGATGCGATCCGAAGCGAGTGAGTTTTTCCCCCGTCGCCTTACGTCATATCGCTtcgtttgtatttttgttaaaCTTGTTGACCCGATGGGGCTGTTATCGCTTCGCTCTAAACTCCACGTAATACGTATCGCGGAGTCTACGAAGTCCTCTTATAATTACTCTGgtgtgaaacgaaaatttcaatactCGTTATTCCACGCCGATAATTTCACGTTATTTCAAGGGGTGTAAGGTATCTCGCATATGAATCCGAATCGCGTCCCGCAATTGATATCGTTCAGTTTGCCGGACTTGTGAATCGATCCGCAGTTCTCCGCGCCTCCGGCGTTGTCCGGTTGACCGCCCGCGAATCCCGTGAATCCAGCCTTCGCCAATGACTGACCGTGAACGGTCACGAACTGACCCTCGTGATAAAGATCGTGAAAACCGATGGCGGCGAAATCCGGATGCGGCGAACCGGTGATGGGCTCCGAATTCTTGAGGATTTCGGTCACCGCGTTCGCCTCAGCGATCGAATTGATGATCGTCAAGTAGCCGCCCTCCTCTTCGCAGGTCAATCGGGCCTCGTTCCAAGGTACTGCTCTGGTGTGCAGTTTGTGACCTCCGATTCCCGGCGTGTATCTGACGGTATTGAAAACAAAGACAATGAAACATCATTAgcaagaaattttctaattcaagCATTATTCTCTTACGTGTAATCGTCTCGTCTCTGAAGAACCAGGCCGTACAAAAAGCAAGGAGGTCCGGCAAAGTAggctgaaacaaaaaggacAAAATTTAGTTCTTCGATATCAAGGATGACGTGGTTCGACCAAAGATAATTATTTCAGGAACGAGGGTACCGAGAAACTCACCCAGGCCTCCACCGAATGGACCATTGAAGATCGACATATTGAATATCGACATACCTGCTGATCTGATGGGTGATTGCATTTGATTTGCCATCGTCAGCGAAGCAACCGACAGTTGAACTATAACGATGATTAGTTTCACTTTAGCCATGTTTTACGAACGGAGTGTACAACGCAGATACTCCCGTCTCCGTTGAGCTGATCGAGTGAGACTGAAATCATCCGATGAGACCTTGGAATTTATACGCAGTTATCGTACTGGCTGGTAATCCCCCggtcttttctcttctccttcgttatttattatttgcgGAGCGAACATCTTacgtcgaagaatttccgcGATTACGctttatctattttattacggattttcttctccttgcAATCAATTGCGACGAACTATTATCATTTGCCTCAGATAAGGCACACCTTTCGCAGAGCAATTAACACACCTACGCTATTTCGACGTTTCGGATTGAAAATTATGTGggaaaatgataatttgaCGATGACGAATTCGAGGCCACTGAAAGACCGAAAATTCGATTGATCGTGAGTATTGTGAGACATCGAGTTTTCGCAATCGTCTCAGCGTTTGAAAATTGCCGATTATCGTCATTGAGTCACGTTAAGGTACGCGGATTTTTCGGTATCCGATTGGGAAGTCCCGGGATTCCCGGCGATGATTCTTCGTTGATATTTCTTCAATTCATACGATTCTATAATCTATTCAAATCTCATCGAGTACAGATAATTAACATTCACTCATCTCGCACGtttgatatgtttttttttacaatacaaTACGCGGAGGACCATGATAATACAAAAGAGAATCTCGAGGAATATTAAATTGCGTGTATCTTAGAAAccgtttcaaatttattacaatGAATTCGATCGAATATACATCGATGTACAGTGAGCTGCGTAAttccgcaaaatttttacacgcTGTGCTTTTGACAACTTACATATAACGCAACTTCATCGTCGTTCGATTTATCGTAGGCCGGGATAGTAAAACCGCGTTTCATTActgcgttttttttatttaattttcgtttttctttctttggtgTTCGAAATCCTTTTCCGTACCGAAGGTTGAAAGTGATTTCCTCAACCGTTGTCAGATTTCGGGTGAAACAGACGTGATTTCAGCCACAAATAAAATTCTACTTCCTTAGCCAGATATtccgtggaaattttttcttccccggaTGCTGTTTTCGGTTCCTTAACTTTGTTGGGTATTCTTTTCTTCACATCTGAAACAATCGCGAATGAAAACACGTTAATTCAAACGATAAATAACTTTTTTACGTCCGGaagaaagtagaaaagaaCTCACGGAATTTCGAGTAGACTTCCGAAGCCCCCTTGAAAAAGtatggaaaagttttttccaaaattttcaaggtaacTTCGACGTGTTCCAGTAAACCAACCACTGGATACCAGCGTTCGATGTTAGCCTGAGCTTCCATCATGGCCCAGGTACGATTTTCGTgtctgtggaaaaaaaaaaaaaattaaaagacaaaatttaaaaacgaaaacgcCGCTATATACTAACCGCTACATGCAATGGAACGCGCAATAATTGCCGAAAAGAAAGTTCATCGGTACACACGAGGTATAATCGTAATTGCGTAATCCATACACCGCGTGAAAGGTGATCTACCCATGTTAGTAGTATAACACGAACAAATCGTGTGGGAAGCGGGTCGCGGATATTGAACTTGGTACATTGTTTCAATGATCTCTTCGTTCGCGATGAGTTCCTTATAGGTCGTTATGCAACGAAATAGAAACGAGATAATCGCAAaatggagaaacaaaaagactCCACGAGTCGGCGGTGAGGAATGCGCGGTCCGTATATTTTTGTGCATGTAaaacattatatattataactgCTGTGAAACACATCGTCCCATTTATTCCCACGAATGCGCACACCTGAATACCTATGTGCAGATTTACGTAACGTCGTCTGACCTCACGCAAAAGCTAAGCCGTCTCGAACTCGAAACTCAACGAACTCGGCGttacggtgaaaaaatattaagaacaaaaaaaaagaaaaaaaatcaatcaagaCGCTATTGGAGGATGTTTTATTGCAGACACTGTGCTTACGTGCATCTGGGATCCTGTCCACAAAAGTAAGCGATCGATCCGCAATACGTTGGATTCACACCCTTCCCATTGTACCTGAGATaacgaaaagcaaaaaacgtTATTTAGTGCCTGTCGCCGATGAGACGATCCCCTAAAACTCACCGCTTCAATATTTTCGGGTCGAGAGGGTTTCTGGCCATGGAAATAAAAGTTGGAGCTTGCCGACCGAATGCCGAGAAATTGAGGAATCTCAAATCAGCGTCAAAGGTCAACGGCACAGCCTCTCGTTTCATTATAATCGTGATGTCCTCGACGAGAAGCTCCTGCATGAGAAATATTGTTCGTTTATTATAGTAAGAATGacgtgtaataaaaaagagTCATTGAAGATAGGCGACACGTGAATATGATCATTATATTGCGCTGAAGGATAATTCACCGTGATATTGTATCTACACTTGGTAAATGtcagggtaaaaaaaaaaaaaaaaaatttacgacgaAGAGTGTAGTCATGCTATACATCGATGAAATTGAACCGGTGGTGTATTGAAGGAAAACATCATCGAATTAATAACAATTACGTTACAAAATTTCCCAAGGTTATTACACTATTCGTATATCGTAGCGGTCCTGACGAAGGTTTATTTTATTGACACAAAAAAAGCAGCTGAGTAAGACAGAAGAAATTGATAGTCATTGCTACAGCACCGCAGATTTAATagctgaataataaaaattcattgttcgTAGACTGGATGATTTGAAAGAACGAAATAGTCAAATTGCAATAAAGTAATAATTGCGCAAAGTTTTACGAATCATTAACGGAatcgtattattttattaattgaagATTTGAATGTTGAACCGAATAATTGTTACGAAGATGATAACCGACCGATCAACTGTTAAAACTGACCATACCAGAGCAGACTGGATATCCATATACAACGGTAAATGGCTTTATCCATCGCAGCAGCTTTCCCTCTTTAACTATTGaccaatatatataattactgTTCGGAATATCTAACGTATGTACGAACACGAATCCACCTATACGCTCTACTTACGtcccatattttttctcatctctgtTATCGGATTTTCTATGCGTCGTCGCAGagtaaaaattgagagaataaaatataagtgaatatgatgtatttttcacaaaaaaaaaaaagaaaaaaaaaaacaaggcgTCACAGTCGGTGAATGTAAATTAGAATGAGTATCGAACTTGAACTTGTGGGATCGCCAAACActcgtgtaataaaaatgtcgtAATGAACGTATATCGCGTAACGTGATGATATACAACACACACGTCGATTAATGAGAGTTCGTAAAACTGACCTGCTGAAGAGTTGTGAGAAGATTCTCGTCGCCCGGGGGCAATCTTATGTGTTTAAAAGCATTCAAGCCCTGAAGACGCTGCAAAATCAGAACCAATAGCTCCGACCCAGCACCCGGAAGTCTCGTTATCATCAGCGTGTGATCATTCATCTCCGGTATGCTTCGACGACCACCTATTTCCGCGAGGGATGGGGTGACGAAACGATGGGTCTGAAGGCATAAATTGGTATATGAAAAAACATGgcgagaattgaaaatttcgacacTTTTTTCACATGGTCCCCGAACGTTTAAAATCTCGTTTACCTGATACTTCGCATCGCTGTTATCCAGGTTCTTTTCACGCTTTAAATCCCACGACGGCGTAGTCGTAACGCCCACTCTGGTCATTTTTAGATGCAAGTCTTCTGATTCCGGTTCCGtcgttaatattttattcagaaCAAAGAACGCGATTGTCAAGCATCCGATTATGCTCGTTACCAAACTGTTGCATCGTCGCATCAACGTGCTTTTTCTTACGCCcatttccgaatttcaaagTACGTTTTATTTCCACTTATTCACAATTGAAGCGTTCAATTTCCAACGTTTAAGTCTGCCGCGTTACTGGAGAGAATGTCAGTGGGTCACAGACTTCTCAGCTAGTAATCCCCCACATCTTGTTCTTCCAAAGAGGGAATCAGCTTCGAGATCCCCACCAAGAATAAATCATGAAATCCCCATAGAGTACCATTCTGTTTCAACTGTACCATTTTCGTTTCAGATATACGTATCGCTGCCACGATCAGACACACGCGTTTTGCCTAGACACTTACAGCATCGCATatctaatgaaaaatgaattttcttcgagGACATGATCGGTATGGATAACCCATGGAAAGCGTATATCTTAGCTTTCTATCTGATTTTAATTCCCACGCATAAATTTGTATTACCTGGAGATGGAATaaatttgggttttttttttgtcacttgtATAATTAGGATTATATGTATTCTCCACGAAAAATGTCATTGCAAGATCATGTTGTAAGTTTTGTGTGGATTGTAATCGTGTTATTCGATTGTGAAAACAACTCATTGTTGATCGCACGCATGCCCCGGGGGCAATTTTGTAATCGAATTTATAGGCAGCTATCCGTATTGCATTGTGGACTATACTCGCATCTACAATAAGAGTAAAGAGCTacgagaataataatagtagcCGGTTTCAGAGATGAGATCAAACTTTGTA contains these protein-coding regions:
- the LOC105690031 gene encoding uncharacterized protein LOC105690031, translated to MAKVKLIIVIVQLSVASLTMANQMQSPIRSAGMSIFNMSIFNGPFGGGLAYFAGPPCFLYGLVLQRRDDYTYTPGIGGHKLHTRAVPWNEARLTCEEEGGYLTIINSIAEANAVTEILKNSEPITGSPHPDFAAIGFHDLYHEGQFVTVHGQSLAKAGFTGFAGGQPDNAGGAENCGSIHKSGKLNDINCGTRFGFICEIPYTPKVSAFFVKPNREDLWKLSQRVMKSSASFIIPLLIFLSLETEAQQFHDTQDFVWSYLITPGKLSTNPQNAIDRTIKEKFFIPVRNWSQPILPPCLLRSQPVFTRDDYTYTSGIGGHKLHTRALTWNEARHTCEEEGGHLAIVNSIAEANAIFDMWKKSPPISGTHNRDLAFIGFHDLWQQGEYLTIHGQTLAKAGYTVWAPGQPDYSHSAERCGSLYKDGGLNDLNCGLKYGFICEVAIA
- the LOC105690029 gene encoding uronyl 2-sulfotransferase-like, coding for MGVRKSTLMRRCNSLVTSIIGCLTIAFFVLNKILTTEPESEDLHLKMTRVGVTTTPSWDLKREKNLDNSDAKYQTHRFVTPSLAEIGGRRSIPEMNDHTLMITRLPGAGSELLVLILQRLQGLNAFKHIRLPPGDENLLTTLQQELLVEDITIIMKREAVPLTFDADLRFLNFSAFGRQAPTFISMARNPLDPKILKRYNGKGVNPTYCGSIAYFCGQDPRCTHENRTWAMMEAQANIERWYPVVGLLEHVEVTLKILEKTFPYFFKGASEVYSKFHVKKRIPNKVKEPKTASGEEKISTEYLAKEVEFYLWLKSRLFHPKSDNG
- the LOC105690025 gene encoding uncharacterized protein LOC105690025 yields the protein MFTPLILLLLGQAYILGADPIPQTEEPHNAFWWVEHVVVATDPNEDMAWLRELLETDHDSAARWIRKALEDTQKAISLFETWFANRTVALNELRDETAVESWYIAQALTPDQDAETWESLKAGRNDTEIAIQSLRETLTNDTQEITSSIVELDEDMEEVEFFLRLLMMLASTADDSSDVSDDDSSSESIEERSLWKKVTKARSNDPHNALWWTKQALLTDTENETRWLREELVKNPESATEWIKGALGNIRDTLGAMKTALVNETDALNELENETRDELWYVNQALDEDQDAETWDKLKSERNDTEKAVGWMRSSLTNTTQEILTWFRGLVTEDFDEPESFLRLILEAVDSDENETAPSSEEMEDPAFWSKLFDAKNKQNTPVTAAVA